The Buchnera aphidicola (Chaetosiphella stipae setosa) genome has a window encoding:
- the gndA gene encoding NADP-dependent phosphogluconate dehydrogenase, which produces MSLNEIGVIGMAVMGRNLALNIESKNYTVSIFNRSAEKTTNVIYNNQNKKIYPFFEIKDFILSLKKPRVILLMVQSGKATDMTIHSLLPYLDKEDILIDGGNSFFKDTIKRSIYLSKKKINFLGAGISGGEEGALNGPAIMPGGHKKAYLQVKSLFKKISAKTKNGTPCVNYIGSDGSGHYVKMIHNGIEYGDMQLISEAYFILKKSLMLNNHDLYQIFSEWNQGELKSYLIEITKNIFLKKDDHGEYILDVILDSASNKGTGKWMSKSALDLNEPLSLITQSVFFRYLSSLRSQRIIASKILIGPKNDILVKDKKKFIENMRRSLYLGKIISYAQGFSQLSKASKLYKWNLNYSNIAKIFRAGCIIRADFLKEIIKTYKKNNNLKNLLLTSYFKKISNVYQNSLRKIVSHAILHGIPVPAFSSAISYYDSYRSSQLPANLIQAQRDYFGAHTYERIDKNGIFHTNWLK; this is translated from the coding sequence ATGTCTTTAAATGAAATTGGTGTTATTGGAATGGCTGTTATGGGAAGAAATTTAGCGTTGAATATTGAAAGTAAAAATTATACTGTATCTATTTTTAATAGATCCGCAGAAAAAACTACAAATGTTATTTACAACAATCAAAATAAAAAAATTTATCCTTTTTTTGAAATTAAAGATTTTATCTTATCATTAAAAAAACCGCGTGTTATATTATTAATGGTACAATCAGGAAAAGCAACAGATATGACGATTCATTCTCTTTTGCCGTATTTAGATAAAGAAGATATTTTAATTGATGGAGGTAATAGTTTTTTTAAAGATACAATAAAAAGAAGTATTTATTTATCAAAAAAAAAAATAAATTTTTTAGGAGCTGGGATATCTGGGGGAGAAGAAGGTGCATTAAATGGTCCTGCAATTATGCCTGGAGGACATAAAAAAGCTTATTTACAAGTCAAATCTTTATTTAAAAAAATTTCTGCAAAAACAAAAAATGGAACTCCTTGTGTAAATTATATTGGATCTGATGGATCAGGACATTATGTAAAAATGATACATAATGGTATTGAATATGGAGATATGCAATTAATTTCTGAAGCATATTTTATTTTAAAAAAATCTTTAATGTTAAATAATCATGATCTTTATCAGATTTTTTCAGAATGGAATCAAGGAGAATTAAAAAGTTATTTAATAGAAATTACAAAAAATATTTTTTTAAAAAAAGATGATCATGGAGAATATATTCTTGATGTGATTTTAGATTCTGCAAGTAATAAGGGAACTGGAAAATGGATGAGCAAAAGTGCTTTAGATTTAAATGAGCCTTTGTCTTTAATTACTCAGTCTGTTTTTTTTAGATATTTATCTTCATTAAGATCTCAAAGAATAATAGCCTCTAAAATTTTAATAGGGCCGAAAAATGATATTCTTGTAAAAGATAAAAAAAAATTTATTGAAAATATGAGACGTTCTTTATATTTAGGTAAAATTATTTCATACGCTCAAGGTTTTTCTCAATTAAGTAAAGCATCTAAATTATATAAATGGAATTTAAATTATTCTAATATTGCAAAAATTTTTCGTGCTGGTTGTATTATCAGAGCAGATTTTTTAAAGGAAATTATAAAAACATATAAAAAAAATAATAATTTAAAAAATTTATTATTAACGTCTTATTTTAAAAAAATTTCCAATGTATATCAAAATTCTTTGAGAAAAATTGTTTCTCATGCTATTCTTCATGGAATTCCTGTTCCAGCTTTTTCATCTGCAATTTCATATTATGATTCTTATCGATCTTCTCAACTTCCAGCAAATTTAATACAAGCTCAGAGAGATTATTTTGGAGCACATACATATGAAAGAATTGATAAAAATGGAATCTTTCATACTAATTGGTTAAAATAA
- the leuC gene encoding 3-isopropylmalate dehydratase large subunit — translation MKKTLYQKIYDSHLIQTNDNNPILYVDLHLIHEVTSPQAFDGLKNKKRHVRRPDKTFATMDHNVSTTKKDINASGKMAKIQMQELIKNCKNEKIPLYDIFHKNQGIVHVIAPEQGMILPGTIIVCGDSHTSTNGAFGALSFGIGTSEVEHVLATQTIQQNKFKNMKIEINGTLKKGITAKDVILYIIKKIGSSGGIGYVIEFCGQIIEQFSMEQRMTICNMAIEMGAKSGIIAPDQTTFNYLQNKKFSPSGKNWDKALKNWKKLKSDQHAYFDKTFILDISNIAPQITWGTNLDQIISINEKTPNIQKYKDENIKKSLKNSLKYMGLLSNSSLQKIKIDKVFIGSCTNSRIEDLREVAKIIQGKKVKKNIQAIIVPGSNQVKLKAEKEGLHKIFLKSGFEWRYSGCSMCLGMNKDRLKNKERCASTSNRNFEGRQGRGGRTHLMSPSMAAAAAIFGHFVDVRKLYIKEILNEKI, via the coding sequence ATGAAAAAAACTTTATATCAAAAAATATATGATTCGCATTTAATACAAACAAATGATAACAATCCTATTCTATATGTTGATCTCCATTTAATTCATGAAGTCACATCTCCACAAGCATTTGATGGATTAAAAAATAAAAAAAGACATGTAAGAAGACCTGATAAAACTTTTGCAACTATGGATCATAATGTATCAACTACTAAAAAAGACATAAATGCATCAGGGAAAATGGCTAAAATTCAAATGCAAGAATTAATCAAAAACTGCAAAAATGAAAAAATACCATTGTATGATATATTTCATAAAAATCAAGGGATAGTTCATGTTATTGCCCCAGAACAAGGAATGATATTACCTGGAACCATAATAGTTTGTGGAGATTCTCATACATCAACAAACGGAGCTTTTGGAGCGTTATCTTTCGGTATTGGAACATCAGAAGTAGAACATGTTTTAGCAACACAAACAATACAACAAAATAAATTTAAAAATATGAAAATTGAAATTAATGGAACATTAAAAAAAGGAATCACAGCAAAAGATGTTATATTATACATAATTAAAAAAATTGGATCTTCAGGAGGAATTGGATACGTCATTGAATTTTGTGGACAAATAATAGAACAATTTAGCATGGAACAAAGAATGACTATATGCAATATGGCTATAGAAATGGGTGCAAAATCTGGAATAATCGCTCCTGATCAAACTACATTTAATTATTTACAAAACAAAAAATTCTCTCCTTCCGGAAAAAATTGGGATAAAGCTTTAAAAAATTGGAAAAAATTAAAATCTGATCAACACGCTTATTTTGATAAAACTTTTATTTTAGATATCTCAAATATAGCTCCACAAATAACATGGGGAACTAATCTTGACCAAATTATTTCTATTAATGAAAAAACTCCTAACATTCAAAAATATAAAGATGAAAATATAAAAAAATCACTTAAAAACTCTTTGAAATATATGGGACTTTTATCTAATTCTTCATTACAAAAAATAAAAATTGATAAAGTTTTTATTGGATCATGCACAAATTCTAGAATTGAAGATCTAAGAGAAGTAGCAAAAATTATTCAAGGAAAAAAAGTAAAGAAAAACATTCAAGCTATTATTGTTCCTGGATCTAATCAAGTAAAACTAAAAGCAGAAAAAGAAGGATTACATAAAATATTTCTAAAATCAGGATTTGAATGGAGATATTCCGGATGTTCTATGTGTTTAGGAATGAATAAAGATAGATTAAAAAATAAAGAAAGATGTGCTTCTACAAGCAATAGAAATTTTGAAGGAAGACAAGGAAGAGGAGGAAGAACACATTTAATGAGTCCATCTATGGCTGCAGCTGCGGCTATATTCGGACATTTTGTAGATGTCAGAAAATTATATATTAAGGAAATATTAAATGAAAAAATTTAA
- the leuB gene encoding 3-isopropylmalate dehydrogenase, translated as MNKKLKIAMLPGDGIGPEVMQETYKIIKIIKKKSNLNLKIKKYDIGGIAIEKWGKALPKKTLKGCEKSHAILLGSVGGPKWEYLPSHQRPEVASLLKIRKYFNLFANLRYSILHPKLYKLSPLKKKIADKGFDILCVRELTSGIYFGQPSLEIKKKNKHYAIDTTIYHKNEIKRIAHIAFQEALKRKKKVTSIDKSNVLQTSKLWKKTVNQVSQNYPEVNLSHLYFDNAVMQIIKNPHSFDVILCPNLIGDIISDECGILTGSIGMLSSASLNEKKFGLYEPAGGTAPDIQGKNLANPIAQILSLALLFKHTFKLNTISKKIKLAIQKTLLKGYRTLDISNGKKFITTDQMGNEIIKSLLEEYNNEKNFISKNI; from the coding sequence ATGAATAAAAAACTTAAAATAGCAATGCTTCCAGGAGATGGAATCGGACCTGAAGTTATGCAAGAAACATATAAAATTATTAAAATTATTAAAAAAAAATCTAATTTGAATTTAAAAATAAAAAAATATGATATTGGTGGAATCGCAATTGAAAAATGGGGAAAAGCATTACCCAAAAAAACGCTAAAAGGATGCGAAAAATCTCATGCAATATTACTTGGTTCTGTAGGAGGACCAAAATGGGAATATTTACCATCTCATCAAAGACCAGAAGTAGCTTCCTTATTAAAAATAAGAAAATATTTTAATTTATTTGCCAATTTAAGATATTCTATTTTACATCCCAAACTATATAAATTATCACCATTAAAAAAAAAAATTGCCGATAAAGGATTTGATATTTTATGTGTGCGAGAATTAACAAGCGGAATATATTTTGGACAACCTTCACTTGAAATAAAAAAAAAAAATAAACATTATGCAATAGATACAACAATTTATCACAAAAATGAAATTAAAAGAATAGCACATATAGCTTTTCAAGAAGCTTTAAAAAGAAAAAAAAAAGTCACATCTATTGATAAATCTAATGTTCTCCAAACTTCAAAATTATGGAAAAAAACTGTTAATCAAGTCTCTCAAAATTATCCTGAAGTCAATCTATCACATTTATATTTTGATAACGCAGTCATGCAAATTATAAAAAATCCACATTCATTTGATGTTATTTTATGTCCAAATCTTATTGGAGATATTATTTCAGATGAATGTGGAATTTTAACTGGATCTATAGGAATGTTATCTTCTGCGAGTTTAAATGAAAAAAAATTTGGTTTATATGAACCTGCAGGAGGAACCGCTCCTGATATACAAGGAAAGAATCTTGCTAATCCTATAGCTCAAATTCTGTCTCTTGCACTTCTCTTTAAACATACTTTTAAACTAAATACAATATCAAAAAAAATTAAATTAGCTATACAAAAAACATTACTAAAAGGATACAGAACATTAGATATTTCTAATGGAAAAAAATTTATTACGACAGATCAAATGGGAAACGAAATTATTAAATCATTGCTTGAGGAATATAATAATGAAAAAAACTTTATATCAAAAAATATATGA
- the hisIE gene encoding bifunctional phosphoribosyl-AMP cyclohydrolase/phosphoribosyl-ATP diphosphatase HisIE, with product MLTMNEMLNLNWKKVNGLIPVIAQDFFSNEILMHGYMNKKAILETFNSKRLTFFSRTKNRLWTKGEQSKNYLNVVDIIEDCDKDALLALVNPVGNTCHLNRKSCFKKAKKNVSFISKLEKIIENRKKKKCSQSYTYSLYKQGIDRISQKVGEEAVELVIASMCKNKKDIISESSDLFYHLLVLLHYQNLKFSDVISTLKKRNS from the coding sequence ATGTTAACTATGAATGAAATGTTAAATTTAAATTGGAAAAAAGTTAATGGATTAATTCCTGTTATTGCTCAAGATTTTTTTTCTAATGAAATTTTAATGCATGGATATATGAATAAAAAAGCTATTTTAGAAACATTTAATAGTAAACGTTTAACTTTTTTTTCTCGTACAAAGAATCGTTTATGGACTAAAGGAGAACAATCTAAAAATTATTTAAATGTAGTAGATATTATTGAAGATTGTGATAAAGATGCATTATTAGCTTTAGTGAATCCTGTAGGAAATACATGTCATTTAAATAGAAAAAGTTGTTTTAAGAAAGCAAAAAAAAATGTTTCTTTTATTTCTAAATTGGAAAAGATTATAGAAAATAGAAAGAAGAAAAAATGTAGTCAATCTTATACTTATTCTTTATATAAGCAAGGAATTGATAGAATTTCACAAAAAGTTGGTGAAGAAGCAGTAGAATTAGTTATTGCATCCATGTGTAAAAATAAAAAAGATATTATTAGTGAATCTTCTGATTTATTTTATCATTTATTAGTTTTATTGCATTATCAAAATTTAAAATTTTCAGATGTTATTTCTACACTTAAAAAAAGAAATTCTTGA
- the leuA gene encoding 2-isopropylmalate synthase — protein sequence MKEKIIIFDTTLRDGEQSLQISLNEKEKVKIALALEKMNIDIIEAGFPISSPGDFKSVKSICKNIKKSTICSLARCVEKDIKIAAKAMSELKNFRIHLFLGTSKLHIESKLKKNFEEIHQMALKSIKIAKKYTDDIEFSCEDAGRTSIDNLCKIVESLIKNGVKTINIPDTVGYTIPNEFSKIIKNLYQRVPNIDQAIISVHCHNDLGMAVGNSISAIQSGARQIEGTITGIGERAGNTALEEIIMAIKTRKKLLNFYTNIKHKKIYHTSKIISKICKISIPINKAIIGKNAFAHSSGIHQDGIIKNRKNYEIMSPKDIGLKEVKFNLTSRSGRAAVKQRMQEMGYTEKDYNLKKLYKKFLKLADKKGQIFDYDLETLAFMKNKKQKKKNFILKNLKIITEIYGETKIFINLLCGKKTKNCIIKTKNEIIEGIYQGLNKITKIHTFLKCFQIHSKIQGKNILGKVNIVTIYKNKKFYSTKIEKNIIKASITAMLDIFNNIWKFNQIKKIKK from the coding sequence ATGAAAGAAAAAATTATTATTTTTGATACTACTTTACGTGATGGAGAACAATCTCTACAAATTAGTTTAAATGAAAAAGAAAAAGTAAAAATTGCTTTAGCTTTAGAAAAAATGAATATTGACATTATAGAAGCAGGATTCCCTATATCTTCACCTGGAGATTTTAAATCTGTTAAAAGTATTTGTAAAAATATAAAAAAAAGTACTATATGTAGTTTAGCAAGATGTGTAGAAAAAGATATAAAAATTGCAGCAAAAGCTATGTCTGAATTAAAAAATTTTCGTATTCATTTATTTTTAGGAACTTCAAAACTACATATAGAATCTAAACTGAAAAAAAATTTTGAAGAAATACACCAAATGGCATTAAAATCTATTAAAATAGCTAAAAAATATACAGATGATATAGAATTTTCCTGTGAAGATGCTGGACGTACATCAATTGATAACTTATGTAAAATTGTCGAATCTCTGATAAAAAATGGAGTTAAAACAATAAATATCCCAGATACAGTAGGATATACAATTCCAAATGAATTTAGTAAAATAATAAAAAATTTATATCAACGTGTTCCAAATATCGATCAAGCAATTATTTCTGTGCATTGTCATAATGACTTAGGAATGGCTGTTGGAAATTCTATTTCTGCTATACAATCTGGTGCAAGACAAATTGAAGGAACAATTACAGGAATTGGAGAAAGAGCCGGAAATACAGCTTTAGAAGAAATAATTATGGCAATTAAAACAAGAAAAAAATTATTGAACTTTTATACAAATATCAAACATAAAAAAATATATCATACAAGTAAAATAATTAGCAAAATATGTAAAATATCTATACCAATTAATAAAGCCATTATAGGAAAGAATGCATTTGCGCATTCTTCTGGAATTCATCAAGATGGTATAATAAAAAATAGAAAAAATTATGAAATTATGTCGCCAAAAGATATAGGATTAAAAGAAGTAAAATTTAATTTAACTTCACGTTCTGGAAGAGCAGCAGTAAAACAAAGAATGCAAGAAATGGGATATACAGAAAAAGATTACAATTTAAAAAAATTATACAAGAAATTTCTAAAATTAGCAGATAAAAAAGGTCAAATTTTTGATTATGATTTAGAAACATTAGCTTTTATGAAAAATAAAAAACAAAAAAAGAAAAATTTTATATTAAAAAATTTAAAAATTATTACAGAAATATATGGAGAAACAAAAATTTTTATAAATTTATTATGTGGAAAAAAAACAAAAAATTGTATCATTAAAACAAAAAATGAAATCATAGAAGGAATTTATCAAGGATTAAATAAAATTACAAAAATTCATACATTTCTTAAATGTTTTCAAATACACTCTAAAATTCAAGGAAAAAATATTTTAGGAAAAGTAAATATTGTAACAATATATAAAAATAAAAAATTTTATTCAACAAAAATAGAAAAAAATATTATAAAAGCTTCTATTACAGCTATGCTTGATATATTTAATAATATTTGGAAATTTAATCAAATAAAAAAAATTAAAAAATAA
- the leuD gene encoding 3-isopropylmalate dehydratase small subunit, giving the protein MKKFKKHTGIIAPLNIINIDTDIIIPKQFLKSIKKTGFGKHLFHNWRYLDNQSKKINKNFILNQKIYKNSSILITGRNFGCGSSREHAVWALMDYGFKTIISSKFSDIFYNNSINNNLLLIQLPEKKIQAIFLIIEKNKKTQCTINLLKNKIYIKKKKYKFSIEKFYKFKLIHGLDKIDLTLQKIQNIIDYEKKNTPQYLENRKLFS; this is encoded by the coding sequence ATGAAAAAATTTAAAAAACATACCGGAATTATTGCACCTCTCAATATCATAAATATTGATACTGACATTATTATACCAAAACAATTTTTAAAAAGTATCAAAAAAACTGGATTTGGAAAACATCTTTTTCATAATTGGAGATATCTAGATAATCAATCAAAAAAAATTAATAAAAATTTTATTTTAAATCAAAAAATCTATAAAAACTCTAGTATATTGATTACAGGAAGAAATTTTGGATGTGGTTCATCGCGTGAACACGCAGTCTGGGCTTTAATGGATTACGGTTTTAAAACAATTATTTCATCAAAATTTTCAGATATTTTTTATAATAATAGTATCAATAATAATCTTTTATTAATTCAACTTCCTGAAAAAAAAATCCAAGCAATTTTTTTGATCATTGAAAAAAATAAAAAAACACAATGCACTATTAATTTATTAAAAAATAAAATTTATATAAAAAAAAAAAAATACAAATTTTCAATTGAAAAATTTTATAAATTTAAACTAATTCATGGATTAGACAAAATTGATTTAACATTACAGAAAATTCAAAATATCATAGATTATGAAAAAAAAAACACACCGCAATACTTAGAAAATCGAAAATTGTTCTCTTAA